Proteins found in one Canis lupus baileyi chromosome 18, mCanLup2.hap1, whole genome shotgun sequence genomic segment:
- the PRPS1L1 gene encoding LOW QUALITY PROTEIN: ribose-phosphate pyrophosphokinase 3 (The sequence of the model RefSeq protein was modified relative to this genomic sequence to represent the inferred CDS: inserted 1 base in 1 codon; deleted 1 base in 1 codon; substituted 1 base at 1 genomic stop codon) — protein MPDIKIFGGSSHQDLSQEIAHHLGLELCRLVTKKFSDQETCVEMGKSERGEDNYTVQSGCGHTSDGLMELLIMINTCKIASAHWVTAVIPCFPYARQGKKDKSRXPIPAKLVADMLSVAGADHIIPTGLHASQIXGFTCLDLHTSQIQGFFDIPVDHVRAEPAVLKCIRESISEWRNCTVVSPDRCPWGAKRVTSFTDRLNVDFALIHKEQKKANNMDFRVLVGALRDRVAILMDDMADTCGTICHAADKLLSAGATRVYSILTHGISSGPAIPRINSACFEAVVVMNITPQEEKMKHCSKIQVIDISMILAEAIRRTHNGESVSYLFSHVPL, from the exons ATGCCAGACATCAAAATCTTCGGTGGCAGCTCCCACCAGGACTTATCCCAGGAAATTGCCCACCACCTGGGGCTGGAGCTCTGCAGGCTGGTGACCAAGAAATTCAGTGACCAGGAGACCTGCGTGGAAATGGGCAAGAGCGAGCGAGGAGAGGACAACTACACGGTGCAGAGCGGCTGCGGCCACACCAGCGACGGCCTAATGGAGCTGTTGATCATGATCAACACCTGCAAGATCGCTTCTGCCCACTGGGTTACTGCAGTCATCCCGTGCTTCCCTTATGCCCGGCAGGGTAAGAAAGATAAGAGCC GCCCCATACCTGCCAAGCTTGTTGCAGATATGCTGTCTGTAGCAGGTGCAGATCATATCATCCCCACGGGTTTACATGCTTCTCAAATTTAGGGCTTTACATGCTTGGACTTACACACTTCTCAAATTCAGGGCTTTTTTGACATCCCAGTAGACCATGTGCGTGCAGAGCCAGCTGTCCTCAAGTGCATAAGGGAGAGTATCTCTGAGTGGAGGAACTGCACTGTCGTCTCACCAGACAGATGCCCCTGGGGAGCCAAGAGAGTGACCTCCTTCACTGACAGGTTGAACGTGGACTTCGCCTTGATTCACAAGGAGCAGAAGAAGGCCAATAACATGGACTTTAGGGTGCTAGTGGGAGCCTTGAGGGACCGTGTGGCTATCCTCATGGATGACATGGCTGACACCTGTGGCACCATCTGTCATGCAGCTGACAAACTTCTCTCAGCTGGAGCCACCAGAGTTTACTC AATCTTGACTCACGGAATCTCTTCTGGCCCGGCCATTCCTCGCATCAACAGTGCATGCTTTGAAGCAGTAGTAGTCATGAATATCACACCTCAGGAGGAGAAGATGAAGCACTGCTCCAAAATACAGGTGATCGACATCTCCATGATCCTCGCCGAAGCCATCAGAAGAACTCACAATGGGGAGTCT GTTTCCTACCTATTCAGCCATGTCCCTTTATAA